A region of Streptomyces paludis DNA encodes the following proteins:
- a CDS encoding RsmB/NOP family class I SAM-dependent RNA methyltransferase translates to MNQQAPRAKQYRRPKKDPVRLLAFEVLRAVDERDAYANLVLPPLLKKAREKSGFEARDAALATELVYGTLRRQGTYDAIISACIDRPLRQVDPPVLDVLALGAHQLLGTRIPTHAAVSASVELARVVLGDGRAKFVNAVLRKISRDDLDTWVERVAPPYEDDAEEHLAVVHSHPRWVVSALWDALGGGRAGIEDLLEADNERPEVTLVARPGRVTVDELMEVLGEDSALPGRWSPYAVRLAEGGEPGALDAVRDGRAGVQDEGSQLVAAAVANAPVDGPDARWLDGCAGPGGKAALMAALAAERGAFLLAAEKQHHRARLVERALAGNPGPYQVVTADGTRPPWAPGSFDRVLVDVPCSGLGALRRRPEARWRRRPADLEGFAPLQRGLLREAFQAVRVGGVVGYATCSPHLAETRAVVEDVLKGRGGPAVEAEWIDARPLMPGVPALGDGPDVQLWPHLHGTDAMYLAVLRRTA, encoded by the coding sequence TTGAACCAGCAGGCCCCTCGCGCCAAGCAGTACCGCCGACCCAAGAAGGACCCCGTGCGGCTCCTCGCCTTCGAGGTGCTCAGGGCGGTCGACGAGCGGGACGCGTACGCGAACCTCGTCCTGCCGCCGCTGCTCAAGAAGGCCCGCGAGAAGAGCGGGTTCGAGGCGCGCGACGCCGCGCTCGCCACCGAGCTGGTGTACGGCACACTGCGCCGCCAGGGCACGTACGACGCGATCATCTCGGCCTGTATCGACCGGCCGCTGCGCCAGGTCGACCCGCCGGTGCTCGATGTGCTCGCCCTCGGCGCGCACCAGCTGCTCGGGACCCGGATCCCGACCCACGCGGCCGTCTCGGCGAGTGTCGAGCTGGCCCGGGTGGTGCTCGGGGACGGCCGCGCCAAGTTCGTCAACGCGGTCCTGCGGAAGATCTCCCGCGACGACCTGGACACCTGGGTGGAGCGGGTCGCCCCGCCGTACGAGGACGACGCCGAGGAGCATCTCGCCGTCGTCCACTCGCACCCCCGCTGGGTGGTCTCAGCGCTCTGGGACGCGCTGGGCGGCGGGCGCGCCGGGATCGAGGACCTGCTGGAGGCCGACAACGAGCGGCCCGAGGTCACACTCGTCGCCCGGCCGGGACGGGTCACCGTGGACGAGCTGATGGAGGTGCTCGGCGAGGACTCGGCGCTGCCCGGGCGCTGGTCGCCCTATGCCGTACGCCTCGCCGAGGGCGGCGAGCCCGGCGCGCTGGACGCCGTACGGGACGGGCGGGCCGGGGTCCAGGACGAGGGCAGCCAGCTGGTCGCCGCGGCCGTCGCCAACGCGCCCGTGGACGGCCCCGACGCGCGCTGGCTCGACGGCTGCGCGGGACCGGGCGGCAAGGCGGCGCTGATGGCCGCGCTCGCCGCCGAGCGCGGCGCCTTCCTGCTGGCCGCCGAGAAGCAGCACCACCGGGCCCGGCTGGTCGAGCGCGCGCTCGCCGGGAACCCCGGTCCGTACCAGGTCGTCACGGCGGACGGCACCCGGCCGCCCTGGGCGCCCGGCTCCTTCGACCGGGTCCTGGTCGATGTGCCCTGCTCGGGCCTCGGCGCCCTGCGGCGCAGGCCGGAGGCGCGCTGGCGGCGCCGCCCGGCGGATCTGGAGGGCTTCGCGCCGCTCCAGCGCGGGCTGCTGCGCGAGGCGTTCCAGGCGGTACGGGTCGGCGGCGTCGTCGGCTACGCGACCTGCTCCCCGCATCTCGCCGAGACCAGGGCCGTCGTCGAGGACGTCCTCAAGGGGCGCGGGGGACCGGCCGTCGAGGCCGAGTGGATCGACGCCAGGCCGCTGATGCCCGGCGTACCGGCGCTGGGGGACGGCCCGGACGTCCAGCTGTGGCCGCATCTGCACGGCACGGACGCCATGTATCTCGCGGTGCTCCGCCGTACCGCCTGA
- the rpe gene encoding ribulose-phosphate 3-epimerase has product MAQINPSILSADFARLAEEAKAVEGADWLHVDVMDNHFVPNLTLGVPVVEALGRATDTPLDCHLMIEDPDRWAPQYVEAGAGSVTFHVEAAAAPVRLAREIRAKGARASMALKPATPIEPYEDLLPELDMLLIMTVEPGFGGQAFLDIMLPKIRRTRELISKHGLELWLQVDGGVSAATIERCAEAGADVFVAGSAVYGADDPAAAVRTLREQAAKATGTASWACGH; this is encoded by the coding sequence ATGGCCCAGATCAACCCCAGCATCCTGTCCGCCGACTTCGCCCGACTCGCCGAGGAGGCGAAAGCGGTCGAAGGCGCCGACTGGCTCCATGTCGATGTCATGGACAACCATTTCGTGCCCAATCTGACCCTGGGCGTCCCCGTGGTCGAGGCGCTCGGCCGGGCGACGGACACCCCGTTGGACTGCCATCTGATGATCGAGGACCCGGACCGCTGGGCCCCGCAGTACGTCGAGGCGGGCGCCGGGTCCGTGACCTTCCACGTGGAGGCCGCGGCGGCGCCCGTACGGCTGGCGCGCGAGATCCGGGCCAAGGGGGCGCGGGCGTCGATGGCGCTGAAGCCGGCGACGCCCATCGAGCCGTACGAGGATCTGCTGCCCGAGCTGGACATGCTGCTGATCATGACGGTGGAGCCGGGCTTCGGCGGCCAGGCGTTCCTGGACATCATGCTGCCGAAGATCCGCCGCACCCGGGAGCTGATCTCCAAGCACGGCCTCGAACTCTGGCTCCAGGTCGACGGCGGGGTCTCGGCCGCCACCATCGAACGGTGCGCCGAGGCGGGCGCCGACGTGTTCGTCGCCGGTTCCGCCGTGTACGGGGCGGACGACCCCGCGGCGGCCGTACGGACCCTGCGCGAGCAGGCCGCGAAAGCCACCGGCACGGCCTCCTGGGCCTGCGGACACTGA
- a CDS encoding primosomal protein N', translating into MSGDDRQGEGPDGGGPEQLALIRESVRQAKVPRAKPRTWRGAALAGELPVARVVVNKGVLHLDQFFDYAVPEELDEAARPGVRVRVRFGAGAHRVRGGRREGGRLIDGFVVERRAESDYSGPLAALAGVVSPEPVLGAELLGLARAVADRYAGSLADVLQLAVPPRNARAEAKPSPEPLPPPDPPEAGTWERYVNGPAFLGALASGGAPRAVWTALPGPHWAAELARAVAATLASGRGALVVVPDGRAAARVDTALTELLGDGRHALLTADAGPEKRYREWLAVRRGSVRAVVGTRAAMFAPVRDLGLVVIWDDGDSSHSEPHAPQPHAREVLLLRAAHAACAFLVGGTGCTVEAAQLVATGWALPLAASRETVRAAAPLVRTIGDGELARDGAARAARLPSLAWQAVRDGLRSGPVLVQVPRRGYVPRLACERCRTPARCGQCAGPLEAPREGELWCGWCGREESGRWHCAECGGFRLRAQIVGARRTAEELGRAFPAVPVRTSGRDHVLDSVPGRPALVVSTPGAEPVAEGGYAAALLLDGWAMLGRPDLRAGEEALRRWTHAGSLVRGQSEGGVVVVVAEPTLRPVQALVRWDPVGHARRELSERAELGFPPVSRMAAVTGPVDAVAPFLASAELPPDAEVLGPVPLPVAPPLGDGARARARRPGDPPPGEPWERALVRVPPGSGAALAAALKAARAGWGARGARGARGARGAQGSGGSAEPTADVAAVRVRIDPPDIG; encoded by the coding sequence GTGAGCGGCGACGACAGGCAGGGCGAGGGGCCCGACGGGGGTGGGCCGGAGCAGCTCGCGCTGATTCGGGAGAGTGTGCGGCAGGCGAAGGTGCCGCGGGCCAAGCCGCGGACATGGCGGGGGGCGGCGCTGGCGGGGGAGTTGCCGGTGGCGCGGGTGGTGGTGAACAAGGGGGTGCTGCATCTCGATCAGTTCTTCGACTACGCCGTGCCCGAGGAGCTGGACGAGGCCGCGCGGCCCGGGGTGCGGGTGCGGGTGCGGTTCGGGGCCGGGGCGCACCGGGTGCGGGGCGGGCGGCGCGAGGGCGGGCGGCTGATCGACGGGTTCGTGGTCGAGCGGCGGGCCGAGTCGGACTACTCCGGGCCGCTCGCCGCGCTCGCCGGTGTCGTGTCGCCGGAGCCGGTGCTCGGTGCCGAGCTGCTCGGGCTCGCGCGGGCCGTCGCCGACCGGTACGCGGGCAGCCTCGCGGATGTGCTCCAGCTGGCTGTTCCGCCGCGGAACGCGCGGGCCGAGGCGAAGCCCTCGCCGGAGCCGCTGCCGCCGCCGGACCCGCCGGAGGCGGGCACCTGGGAGCGGTATGTGAACGGGCCCGCCTTTCTCGGCGCGCTCGCCTCCGGCGGGGCGCCCCGGGCCGTATGGACCGCGCTGCCCGGGCCCCACTGGGCGGCGGAGCTGGCGCGCGCCGTCGCCGCCACGCTGGCCTCGGGGCGCGGCGCGCTTGTCGTCGTACCGGACGGGCGGGCCGCCGCGCGGGTCGACACCGCGCTCACCGAACTGCTCGGGGACGGCCGGCACGCGCTTCTCACGGCGGACGCCGGGCCCGAGAAGCGCTACCGGGAGTGGCTCGCCGTGCGGCGCGGCTCCGTCCGGGCCGTGGTCGGCACCCGCGCCGCCATGTTCGCGCCCGTACGGGACCTCGGACTCGTCGTCATCTGGGACGACGGGGACAGCAGCCACAGCGAGCCGCACGCCCCGCAGCCGCACGCCCGCGAAGTGCTGCTGCTGCGCGCCGCGCACGCCGCGTGCGCCTTCCTTGTCGGCGGTACGGGGTGCACCGTCGAGGCCGCCCAGCTCGTCGCCACCGGCTGGGCGCTGCCGCTGGCCGCGTCCCGGGAGACGGTACGGGCCGCCGCGCCGCTCGTCCGGACGATCGGCGACGGCGAACTCGCGCGGGACGGCGCGGCGCGCGCCGCCCGGCTGCCCAGCCTCGCCTGGCAGGCCGTCAGGGACGGGCTCCGTTCGGGGCCCGTGCTCGTCCAGGTGCCCCGGCGCGGTTACGTACCCCGGCTGGCCTGCGAGCGGTGCCGCACCCCTGCCCGCTGCGGGCAGTGCGCCGGGCCGCTGGAGGCCCCGCGCGAGGGGGAGTTGTGGTGCGGGTGGTGCGGGCGGGAGGAGAGCGGCCGGTGGCACTGCGCGGAGTGCGGGGGCTTCCGGCTGCGCGCGCAGATCGTGGGCGCCCGCCGGACGGCCGAGGAGCTGGGCCGCGCCTTCCCGGCCGTTCCCGTGCGCACCTCCGGCCGGGACCATGTCCTCGACTCGGTGCCCGGCCGCCCCGCGCTCGTCGTCAGCACCCCCGGCGCCGAACCCGTCGCCGAGGGCGGATACGCGGCGGCCCTGCTCCTGGACGGCTGGGCGATGCTCGGCCGGCCCGATCTGCGCGCCGGTGAGGAGGCCCTGCGGCGCTGGACGCACGCCGGGTCGCTGGTGCGCGGGCAGAGCGAGGGCGGGGTGGTGGTCGTGGTCGCCGAGCCCACGCTGCGGCCCGTACAGGCGCTCGTACGGTGGGATCCCGTCGGGCACGCGCGGCGCGAGCTGTCGGAGCGGGCCGAACTCGGCTTCCCGCCGGTCTCGCGGATGGCGGCGGTGACGGGGCCGGTGGACGCGGTCGCGCCGTTCCTCGCGTCGGCGGAGCTTCCCCCGGACGCGGAGGTGCTCGGTCCCGTACCGCTGCCGGTGGCGCCGCCCCTCGGCGACGGCGCGCGGGCGCGGGCCCGGCGGCCCGGGGATCCGCCGCCGGGGGAGCCCTGGGAGCGGGCGCTGGTGCGGGTGCCGCCGGGGAGCGGCGCGGCGCTGGCCGCCGCGCTCAAGGCCGCGCGGGCCGGGTGGGGCGCACGCGGCGCTCGCGGCGCCAGGGGCGCGAGGGGCGCACAGGGCTCGGGCGGATCCGCGGAGCCGACTGCGGATGTCGCGGCCGTCCGCGTACGGATCGATCCGCCGGACATCGGCTGA
- the fmt gene encoding methionyl-tRNA formyltransferase, whose protein sequence is MKLVFAGTPEVAVPALDALIASDRHDVVAVVTRPDAPSGRGRRLVASPVAQRAEEAGIEVLRPAKPRDEDFLARLREIAPDCCPVVAYGALLPKAALDIPAHGWVNLHFSLLPAWRGAAPVQHAVLHGDELTGAATFLIEEGLDSGPVYGVLTEHVRPTDTSGDLLTRLAFAGSGLLAATMDGIEDGTLKAVPQPAEGVSLAPKLSVEDARVDWAAPALRVDRVVRACTPAPGAWTVFRGERLKLVQAAPVPERTELAPGELSAGKNQVYVGTGSHAVELLWVQPQGKKPMRAADWARGVRIAPGETVG, encoded by the coding sequence ATGAAGCTCGTCTTCGCCGGCACCCCCGAGGTCGCCGTACCCGCCCTGGACGCCCTCATCGCGTCCGACCGGCATGACGTCGTCGCCGTCGTGACCCGGCCCGACGCGCCGTCGGGGCGCGGGCGCCGGCTCGTCGCCAGCCCGGTCGCGCAGCGTGCCGAGGAGGCGGGCATCGAGGTGCTCCGGCCGGCGAAGCCGCGCGACGAGGACTTCCTGGCGCGGCTGCGCGAGATCGCCCCGGACTGCTGCCCGGTCGTCGCGTACGGCGCGCTGCTGCCGAAGGCAGCACTGGACATCCCCGCGCACGGCTGGGTGAATCTGCACTTCTCGCTGCTGCCCGCCTGGCGCGGCGCCGCGCCCGTGCAGCACGCCGTGCTGCACGGCGATGAGCTGACCGGCGCGGCCACGTTCCTCATCGAGGAGGGCCTCGACTCCGGGCCCGTCTACGGGGTGCTCACCGAGCACGTCAGGCCCACGGACACCAGCGGTGACCTGCTGACCCGGCTGGCGTTCGCCGGCTCCGGGCTGCTCGCCGCGACCATGGACGGCATCGAGGACGGCACCCTCAAGGCCGTACCGCAGCCCGCCGAGGGCGTCTCGCTCGCGCCCAAGCTCAGCGTCGAGGACGCGCGCGTGGACTGGGCGGCGCCCGCGCTGCGCGTCGACCGGGTGGTGCGCGCCTGCACCCCCGCGCCCGGCGCGTGGACCGTCTTCCGCGGGGAGCGGCTCAAGCTGGTGCAGGCGGCGCCGGTGCCGGAGCGCACGGAGCTGGCGCCCGGGGAGCTGTCCGCGGGCAAGAACCAGGTGTACGTGGGCACCGGGTCGCACGCGGTCGAGCTGCTCTGGGTCCAGCCCCAGGGCAAGAAGCCGATGCGCGCCGCCGACTGGGCGCGCGGTGTGCGGATCGCTCCGGGCGAGACCGTGGGATAG